The Halalkalicoccus subterraneus genomic sequence ATCTACCATAGTTGATGGTGTATATGTGTGTGTGTGTTTGCACTATTCTATTCGACGTTGTTATCCCGCGGTTCCGAACGCTATCGATAAATCCGCGTTTACGACGGCGTCGGCAGACTGAGCGGCGTCGTGTACACCGAGTCCGAACCAGCAGCCGAGTGGACTGGCGGGATCTACCGAACGTACCGGAATACCGCCCGCCCGCTCAGCGCATAGATTCCGACAGGCAGTGCCCTTAGGTTGCTCGAATCCCTACTGAGCCCGATGAGCGAACAGCGGTCCGCGTCGGGTTCTGCGGCCTTCACACACCTCGGCAGCGAGGTCCGAGCGGCGCTCTCCGAACGGGGGTTCTCGACGCCAACCGCCCCCCAGCGCGAGGCGATCGAGCCGCTGGCTGCCGGCGAGAACGCCCTGGTGATCGCGCCCACCGGTACCGGCAAGACCGAGACGGCGATGCTGCCGGTGTTCGATTCGATCTCGCAGGCCGAGGACCGATTCGGGATCTCCGCGCTCTACATCACGCCGCTTCGGGCGCTGAACCGCGACATGCGCGAACGCCTCGACTGGTGGGGCGACCGGTTGGGAATCGAGGTCGCGGTGCGCCACGGCGACACCTCGGATTACCAGCGCCAGAAGCAGGCCAACGACCCGCCGGACGTGCTCGTGACGACCCCCGAAACGGTGCAGGCGATGCTGACCGGCTCGAAGCTTAGGAAGGGGCTCTCGGACCTCGAACACGTCGTGATCGACGAGGTTCACGAGCTGGCCGCTTCGAAGCGCGGCGCGCAGATGGCGATCGGGCTCGAACGCCTCGTCGAGCTCGCGGGCGATTTTCAACGGGTGGGACTCTCGGCGACCGTCGGCGACCCCGAGGAGGTCGCCGATTTCCTCACCGGGGGCCGACCCTGTGCGATCCGCGAGGTCGACGCGGGCAGCCGCCTCGATCTTCGGGTTCTGACCCCCGAGATCAAGCCCGGCGACGAGGGGCTCGCGAGCGAACTCGTCACCGAACCCGAGATGGCGAGCCACGTCCGAGCGATTCGAGAGATCGTCGAGGAGAATGAATCCACTCTCATTTTCGTCAACACCCGCCAGACGGCCGAGGCGCTCGGATCGCGCTTCAACGTTCTGGAGGCGAACATCGGGGTGCATCACGGCTCGCTCTCGAAGGAGGCCCGGATCGAGGTCGAGGACGCGTTCAAGGCGGGCGATCTCGACGGCCTCCTCTGTACCTCCTCGATGGAG encodes the following:
- a CDS encoding DEAD/DEAH box helicase; the encoded protein is MSEQRSASGSAAFTHLGSEVRAALSERGFSTPTAPQREAIEPLAAGENALVIAPTGTGKTETAMLPVFDSISQAEDRFGISALYITPLRALNRDMRERLDWWGDRLGIEVAVRHGDTSDYQRQKQANDPPDVLVTTPETVQAMLTGSKLRKGLSDLEHVVIDEVHELAASKRGAQMAIGLERLVELAGDFQRVGLSATVGDPEEVADFLTGGRPCAIREVDAGSRLDLRVLTPEIKPGDEGLASELVTEPEMASHVRAIREIVEENESTLIFVNTRQTAEALGSRFNVLEANIGVHHGSLSKEARIEVEDAFKAGDLDGLLCTSSME